One window of the Firmicutes bacterium HGW-Firmicutes-1 genome contains the following:
- a CDS encoding XRE family transcriptional regulator, which produces MAISYKKLWKQLIDKDMKKKDLEIAAGISHYTINKLNHGDNVTTDVLVKICRALDCTLDDIMDILPEEINHVK; this is translated from the coding sequence ATGGCAATAAGTTACAAAAAACTTTGGAAACAGCTTATAGATAAGGATATGAAAAAGAAAGACTTAGAAATAGCTGCTGGCATAAGTCATTATACCATCAACAAATTGAACCATGGTGATAATGTTACAACAGATGTGCTTGTGAAAATATGTAGGGCACTTGATTGTACATTGGACGATATCATGGATATTTTACCAGAAGAAATTAATCATGTTAAATAA
- a CDS encoding type I restriction-modification system subunit M — MNKQQLATKIWESANRMRSKIEANEYKDYILGFIFYKYLSDKEVKFLKANDFTDDDIKAITEEDQEMVEYIQKGVGYFIAYKDLFSTWLDMGNKFDVSNVRDALSAFSRLIYKTHKKVFEDVFDTLQTGLSKLGDSSGAQTKAISGLLQLIKDIPMDGKQDYDVIGFIYEYLISMFAANAGKKAGEFYTPHEVSLLMSEIVASHLKGRSEIRIYDPTSGSGSLLINIGHCVSKYIDDENKIKYYAQELKENTYNLTRMNLVMRGIEPYNIVTRNGDTLEEDWPYFDENDPVNTYDPLYVDAVVSNPPYSQPWDPTSKENDPRYSRFGLAPKGKADYAFLLHDLFHIRPDGIMTIVLPHGVLFRGGEEGTIRKNLIENNHIDAIIGLPSNIFFGTGIPTIIMVLKQKRENTDVLIVDASRGFIKEGKNNKLRASDIKRISDVVIARESVDKFSKIVSREEIRSNEYNLNIPRYVDSSESADTWDIYATMFGGIPKSEIETLHKFWQTFPTLRDTLFLNSDTPYAELATDEIKMTIKNHTDVIAFEDAFRSAFESFTPYLREELLNKMNEVAVSKEETVLSENIFERLKNFPIIDRYDAYQILDNEWTKIAIDLEVIQTEGFEATKQVDPNIVIKKKEGKDQEVQEGYVGHIIPFELVQTTLLKKDYDALKAKENRLSEIPSVYEEIIDSMTEDEKETDVLNDSNDTFVAKEVFKKLKELNAETDTLESIEFRNKLIRADELIKEEKELKAQIKKESAELHTLTKATIENLSDEEVYELLDKKWIESLVKNLHTLPETVVDSLVSKIQIMQNKYAITFFEVETQIQETEQLLCKMIDELVGDEFDMKGLSEFKTLLGGE; from the coding sequence ATGAATAAGCAACAACTTGCAACAAAGATATGGGAATCTGCAAATAGAATGCGTTCAAAAATAGAAGCGAACGAATACAAGGATTATATTTTAGGTTTCATCTTTTACAAGTACCTATCAGATAAAGAAGTGAAGTTTTTAAAAGCAAATGACTTTACTGACGATGACATCAAGGCTATTACAGAAGAGGATCAGGAGATGGTGGAATACATCCAAAAAGGTGTTGGGTATTTCATCGCTTACAAGGATTTGTTTTCTACTTGGCTTGATATGGGAAATAAATTTGATGTATCAAATGTGAGAGATGCTCTTTCTGCATTCAGTCGTTTGATTTACAAAACACACAAAAAAGTTTTTGAAGATGTTTTTGATACCTTACAAACTGGATTAAGCAAACTAGGGGACAGCTCAGGTGCGCAAACAAAAGCTATCAGTGGGTTACTACAGCTGATTAAAGACATTCCTATGGATGGCAAACAAGACTATGATGTTATTGGTTTTATTTACGAATATCTCATTAGCATGTTTGCAGCTAATGCAGGTAAAAAAGCCGGCGAATTTTATACCCCTCACGAGGTTTCATTATTGATGTCTGAAATCGTCGCTAGTCATCTGAAAGGTAGAAGTGAAATTAGAATTTATGACCCAACAAGTGGTTCAGGTTCATTATTAATTAATATAGGACACTGCGTATCAAAATATATCGATGATGAAAATAAAATCAAATACTACGCCCAAGAACTTAAAGAAAACACCTACAACCTAACACGAATGAACTTGGTTATGCGTGGCATTGAACCTTACAATATAGTAACACGTAACGGTGACACCTTAGAGGAAGACTGGCCTTACTTTGATGAGAACGATCCTGTAAATACATATGATCCATTATATGTAGACGCAGTAGTATCAAATCCACCATACTCACAACCTTGGGATCCTACTAGTAAAGAAAATGATCCAAGATATTCTCGTTTTGGATTAGCTCCAAAAGGTAAAGCAGACTATGCTTTCTTATTGCATGATCTGTTTCATATTAGACCAGACGGAATTATGACGATTGTTCTCCCACACGGTGTATTGTTCCGTGGAGGTGAAGAAGGAACAATTCGTAAAAACCTAATAGAGAATAATCATATTGATGCGATAATTGGACTGCCTTCGAATATATTTTTCGGAACAGGTATTCCAACAATTATTATGGTTCTTAAGCAAAAACGTGAAAACACTGATGTTTTGATTGTGGATGCTTCTAGAGGTTTTATTAAAGAGGGTAAAAATAATAAATTGAGGGCATCTGATATTAAGAGAATTTCAGATGTGGTTATTGCTCGTGAATCCGTGGATAAATTTTCAAAAATTGTAAGTCGCGAAGAAATCCGTAGTAATGAATATAACCTTAATATTCCTCGTTATGTGGACTCTTCTGAAAGCGCGGACACATGGGATATATACGCAACCATGTTTGGCGGTATTCCAAAATCAGAAATTGAAACACTCCATAAATTTTGGCAAACATTTCCCACGCTTAGAGATACCTTGTTTTTAAATAGTGACACTCCATATGCTGAGTTAGCAACTGATGAAATAAAGATGACAATTAAAAATCATACTGACGTTATTGCTTTTGAAGACGCCTTTCGAAGTGCTTTTGAGAGCTTTACTCCATATCTTAGAGAAGAACTTCTAAACAAAATGAATGAGGTTGCAGTTTCAAAAGAAGAAACGGTACTTAGTGAAAATATTTTCGAGCGATTAAAGAACTTTCCAATAATAGACAGATATGATGCATATCAAATATTGGATAATGAATGGACAAAGATTGCTATAGATCTAGAGGTCATTCAAACTGAAGGATTCGAAGCAACTAAGCAAGTTGATCCTAATATAGTAATCAAGAAAAAAGAAGGCAAAGATCAAGAAGTTCAAGAAGGTTATGTAGGTCATATCATTCCTTTTGAACTTGTACAAACTACTCTTTTAAAAAAGGATTATGATGCATTAAAAGCGAAAGAAAATAGATTATCAGAGATTCCCTCTGTATACGAAGAAATTATTGACTCAATGACAGAAGATGAAAAAGAAACTGATGTACTCAATGATTCTAACGATACCTTTGTTGCTAAAGAAGTGTTTAAAAAACTGAAAGAGTTAAACGCCGAGACTGACACATTAGAATCAATTGAATTTAGAAATAAGTTGATTCGAGCAGATGAATTGATAAAAGAAGAAAAAGAGCTTAAGGCTCAAATTAAGAAAGAAAGTGCTGAGCTTCATACTTTAACAAAGGCAACTATCGAAAATCTTTCCGATGAAGAAGTATATGAACTTCTAGATAAAAAATGGATTGAAAGTTTAGTTAAAAATTTACACACTCTACCTGAGACTGTTGTTGATAGCTTAGTTAGCAAAATTCAAATCATGCAAAATAAATATGCGATCACATTTTTTGAGGTAGAAACTCAAATTCAAGAAACAGAACAGTTGTTGTGTAAAATGATTGACGAACTAGTGGGAGATGAATTTGATATGAAAGGTCTTAGCGAGTTCAAGACGCTGCTCGGGGGTGAGTAG
- a CDS encoding helix-turn-helix domain-containing protein, whose translation MSFFGNLYREEISSRAKSVYMYLKDRSNAEGECWPAIKTIARDTSMSVSTVKRALDDLLKCGLLRKECRYRENGSNSSNRYYVR comes from the coding sequence TTGAGTTTCTTCGGGAATTTATACAGAGAAGAAATATCCTCTCGAGCCAAATCAGTATATATGTATTTGAAAGACAGAAGCAATGCTGAAGGTGAATGTTGGCCAGCCATAAAAACCATTGCCAGAGATACATCAATGTCTGTCAGTACAGTAAAACGAGCTCTAGATGATTTGTTGAAGTGTGGATTGCTTCGAAAGGAATGCCGCTATAGGGAGAATGGCAGCAATTCTTCAAATCGCTATTATGTTCGGTAA
- a CDS encoding restriction endonuclease subunit S, producing the protein MGENKKPAIRFRGFTDAWEQRKFSETFIYLQNNALSRADLNYEQGLIK; encoded by the coding sequence ATGGGAGAAAATAAAAAACCTGCAATTCGCTTCAGAGGATTTACAGATGCTTGGGAACAGCGTAAGTTCTCTGAAACCTTTATATATTTGCAAAACAATGCGCTTTCAAGAGCAGATTTAAACTATGAGCAAGGCTTAATAAAA